One region of Pogona vitticeps strain Pit_001003342236 chromosome 1, PviZW2.1, whole genome shotgun sequence genomic DNA includes:
- the LYSET gene encoding lysosomal enzyme trafficking factor isoform X2, with the protein MIISSQVCDLVLRCRAWRMMNFRQRMGWIGVGLYLIASAAAFYYVFEINETYNRLALEHIQQPPEKLREETTWMHSLKTRLLSVPFWLWTLIFLIPYLQMFLFLYSCTRADPKTVGYCIIPICLAVVCNRHQTFVKASNQISRLQLIDT; encoded by the coding sequence GTGCAGAGCATGGAGAATGATGAATTTCCGTCAGAGGATGGGATGGATTGGCGTGGGATTATATCTCATAGCAAGCGCAGCTGCATTTTACTATGTCTTCGAAATCAACGAGACTTACAACAGACTAGCACTGGAGCACATTCAGCAACCCCCTGAAAAACTTAgagaagaaactacttggatgcaCTCCTTAAAAACACGGCTATTGTCGGTACCATTTTGGCTGTGGACCCTTATCTTTTTAATCCCTTATTTACAGATGTTCTTGTTCCTTTATTCCTGTACAAGAGCTGATCCCAAAACGGTGGGCTACTGCATCATTCCTATCTGCTTGGCTGTTGTTTGCAATCGTCACCAAACATTTGTGAAGGCCTCCAATCAAATCAGCAGACTGCAACTGATTGACACCTAA
- the LYSET gene encoding lysosomal enzyme trafficking factor isoform X1 produces the protein MMNFRQRMGWIGVGLYLIASAAAFYYVFEINETYNRLALEHIQQPPEKLREETTWMHSLKTRLLSVPFWLWTLIFLIPYLQMFLFLYSCTRADPKTVGYCIIPICLAVVCNRHQTFVKASNQISRLQLIDT, from the coding sequence ATGATGAATTTCCGTCAGAGGATGGGATGGATTGGCGTGGGATTATATCTCATAGCAAGCGCAGCTGCATTTTACTATGTCTTCGAAATCAACGAGACTTACAACAGACTAGCACTGGAGCACATTCAGCAACCCCCTGAAAAACTTAgagaagaaactacttggatgcaCTCCTTAAAAACACGGCTATTGTCGGTACCATTTTGGCTGTGGACCCTTATCTTTTTAATCCCTTATTTACAGATGTTCTTGTTCCTTTATTCCTGTACAAGAGCTGATCCCAAAACGGTGGGCTACTGCATCATTCCTATCTGCTTGGCTGTTGTTTGCAATCGTCACCAAACATTTGTGAAGGCCTCCAATCAAATCAGCAGACTGCAACTGATTGACACCTAA
- the GON7 gene encoding EKC/KEOPS complex subunit GON7 has translation MELRAELTDRDGLKRPLRVRCEPQGELRGLLSGLAQLREQVAAMLGPLVEQESGQGSGDRAGLEGDEDDEDIEDEEENHVNAKSCTDGPPLKRTKRHS, from the exons ATGGAGCTGCGGGCAGAGCTGACGGACCGGGATGGGCTGAAGCGGCCGTTGCGGGTCCGTTGCGAGCCGCAGGGAGAGCTGCGGGGCTTGCTCAGCGGCTTGGCTCAGTTGCGGGAACAAGTTGCCGCCATGCTGGGCCCTCTCGTGGAGCAGGAGAGCGGCCAGGGATCTGGCGACCGAGCCGGACTCGAAG GTGATGAAGATGATGAGGACattgaagatgaagaagaaaatcaTGTCAATGCCAAATCATGTACTGATGGACCACCATTAAAGCGGACAAAGAGACACTCCTGA